In Candidatus Zixiibacteriota bacterium, the DNA window GCATGGGGCAGGCTGCGAGACTGGGTCATGGCAACGAGCTGCTGACGAACCGCGGGGGTGACAAGAACCGGCGGAACAGGGCGACCACGAGACATAGGGTATCTCCTTTCGTGAAAAAAGAAAGATATCACCTCCTCAATATTAATGCAAGCTAAACATGGGACATAGCACTAGAACGAACCATCGTAACAAGCTGACCACGCCATGTAACTCGTTATTATATAAGTGGTTATATGATTAGGCTGTCACCTGCCGCCATCACATGCGACCAATTATCTTAATTGTGATTCGCAAATTGGAGCAGCTCGCGCGGGCTTCTTTACAGTGATTGCCACACGGAGTTTGCGGGGACGCCTGGCAATCCAATTTCAACTTGCGCGTGGGTTGAGTTCGCGCGTATTTACTCTCGGCAAAACAGATCCCGTTGGGGGTGGCGTAATAAACACCGCCTGAGAACATACCCCCTCGACCTGATCCGGGTAATACCGGCGTAGGGAAACGGAGATGTGACTACATCCCTTGTCCGCACTCGCGGGCATACCTATCGACTCAGGACGGAATCTTACTAAACACCAGTTTGGTTGAGGTACTGTCATGAGATTCACAAAAACCATCGCAGGGGTGCTCCTGCTTTGCGCCCCGGTCGCCTCGGGCGAGGCGATCAAAGGAAAGGTGACCGACCGGCACGATCGCGGGCTGCCGTCGGTCTCAATCGTCACCAACATCTCGTCGGTAGGCACTATGACCGACGAAAACGGCTACTTCGTCCTGGATACCGTGCCGCAGCCGGGGCAGGGAAGGATAAGCCGTGTCACCTTCTCTTCCATTGGGTATCACTCGCGCCAGTTTGCCGCTGATATGATTCCGCTGGTGGTGGTCCTGCAGGAGCGGTTCTATCGCGGCGCCGACATCCTGGTGCGTGGTGAACGGGCCCAGGGCGGACTGACACCGATCGCGTTTGATGATTTCTCTTCGGATGAGATCAAGCGCGACTACACGGTCGGCGAGTTCCCGCTGCTGCTGGAAACGACCCCCAATTTCTTCACATATACCGATGGCGGCGCACCGCTGGGGTATTCGTACGCCAACATAAGGGGGTTCGATGACAAGCGGATCACCACGTATATCAACGGTGTCCCGCTGAACGACCCTGAAGACCAGGCGACATATTTTGTCGATTTGCCCGATTTCGCGGCCAATATCGACGATATACAAGTCCAGCGCGGGGTGGGCAACTCGCTCTACGGCGACGCGTCGTTCGGGGGGACGATCAATGTCGCCTACAGCAGTTTGTCGCGTCTGAGGTATTCGCGGGCGACATTCGGCTACGGCGAGTTCACGCACCACGGCAAATCGATTTCCGATATGTACAAGCAGAGCGTCGAGTTCTCGTCGGGGCTGGTTGACGGTCGCTGGCATTTTACCGGGCGCTTCTCCAAGCAGAAGACGGGCGGGTACCGCAAGAACAGTTGGTACGAGGGGTGGGCGTATGCGTTTTCGCTGGCGCGGCTCGACGCCAACATGACCACCGAGTTGTATGTCTACGGCGGCCCTTTTTAGTTGCATGGGGCTTCGGGGGGGGCGTCGCGCCCCGCCATCACTGCGGACCGTCGCGGCAACGTACTCACCTACGCCAACGAGACCGACAACTTCAACCAGCCACATTACCACCTCCACAACACGTGGCAGCTCAGCGATCAGCTCACGCTGGCGAACACGCTGTACTACGTGCGAGGCAAGGGGTTCTACGAACAGTACAAGGACGGGCGCCTCTTCAGTGAGTACAATGTCGATCCGTCGCTGGTTGACGTGGACACCGCGACCGGCGAGCCGTACACCGAGGGCGACCTGGTGCGCCAGCAGTGGGTGCACAAGAACCAGTGGGGGTGGAATCCCACCCTCGCGGTAGAGCGCGACCGCCATACCCACACGCTCGGCGGCTCGTTCTATTATTTCGAATCGAATCACTGGGGCCAGGTGGTCTGGGCGCAGCATATCGCCGGATTGCTGCCGCCCCAGCACAAGTTTTATCAGTACTATGGCAAGAAGTGGGCGGGATCGATCTACGCCCAGACCCACAGCAAACTGACCGAGCGGCTGTCATCACAGATCACCGCCCAACTGCGCTACCAGCGCTACAAATTCGACCAGGTGCCGATGGGCGCGTTTCGCGGGTATGACTACGAACTGGACTGGCTGTTCTTCTCGCCGCGTGTCGGACTGAATTACAAAGTGAGCGAGCCGGTGGACCTGTTCGCCAATTTCGCAGTATCGTCGCGCACGCCGACCGATGCCGCAATCTATGATGCCAACGACCCGACTATACTGCCGTCGCTGGAGATCGATAGGGTCAACGCGGACTCGACCATTTACGAGTTCGGTGATCCGCTCATGGACAACGAGCGGGTGTATGATTTTGAGTTGGGCGGACGATATCGTTCCGAGAAGTTCGCTCTTGAGGCCAACCTGTTCTGGATGGATTTCCGGAATGAGATTATCCCTTACGGTGGTTTGAACCCCAACACCGGGCTGCCGATTACGACCAACGCCGAGCGTTCGGTGCACTCCGGCATGGAGCTCGCCGCCACCTCAACGCCTGTCAGAGCTATCAAGTTGAGTTGCAACTATAGTTACAATTACAACCGGGTGAAAGAGTATTCGGCGTTCCTTGACGGGTACAGAGTTGTTTTTGACGACAAGAAGCTGGTCAATTTTCCGGACTACCTGGCGAGTTTTGTAGTGGACTATGAGCGTGGCAACTGGCGTGCGACTAGTCGCACCCGATTTGTGGGACGGCGTTACATGGAGTTGCTGAATGTCGAGAGCCTCTCGCTCGATCCGTATGTGGTGTCATCGCTGTCGTTTTCTTATTTCCTACCGGACTTTTTGAATCTCGGCAAAGTGACCTTCTCTGTGCGAGTCGATAATCTGGGTGACAAGAAGTACGAGGCGTCAGGCTACGGGGGCAACTATGCGTACAATGATGGCGGACAAGTCGTGGTTGACGGCTGGGCGGAGTACTTTGTCGCGCCGGAGCGCTCGTTCTGGGGGCAGGTACAGGTGGAGATGTTTTAGTGTGCTCCGTGGGCGGCAGAATCTCAGCTTCCGTCGGCGGCAGACCTCCCGGTCTGCCCCTGCCATGGGTACCTGAATGAGTCTTCCTGACTACACTCTCATCATCCTCTATCTCGTCGCACAGATGGGCGTGGGGTTCTACCGTCGTCTGCGCACGGATAGTCCGACCGCCGAGGTGATCTTGGGCGGGCGCATGCTCACCCTTCCGGCGTTTGTAGCGTCGCTGGTCTCCACCTGGTACGGCGGCATCCTTGGTGTCAGTGAGTACTCGTACCGCTATGGCGTATCTAACTGGCTCGTGTTCGGTGTGCCCTACTATCTCGCGGCTTTCTTATTCGCTCTTTTTCTCGCGAAGAAGGCGCGGCAGTCACAGGCGCTGACTATTCCTGATCGTCTCGCGGCGGCCTACGGAGATCGAACTGCCGCGGTCGGCGCGCTGGTCATATTCGTGATGACTGTTCCTGCCGCGTATGTGCTGATGCTCGGTACGATCGGCGAGCAGCTATTCGGGTGGCCGTTCTGGGCTGGCGTGGTGCTTGGGACCATTTTGTCCGGTGTCTATCTGTACATGGGTGGATTTCGATCCGTTGTACGAACCGACATTCTTCAATTCGTGTTCATGTTTCTTGGTTTCGCCGTGCTGGTGACTGTCCTCGTCTCAAAATACGGCGGGTGGTCGTATATAGTGCATCATGTTCCGGACACGCATCTCACCTGGCATGGCGGCCGCTCCGGCTGGTATGTAGCGGTCTGGTATGTGATCGCGCTGGCGACCCTGATCGAGCCGGCGTTCTTCCAGCGCTGCTACGCGGCGAAATCAGAGTCGGTCGCGCGCAACGGAATATTCATTTCGATAGGCTGTTGGGCTGTTTTCGACTTCATGACAACCTCGTGCGGGCTTTACGCTATGGCCTTATTCCCCAAACTCGCCGATCCGGTGGCCGCGTACCCGATTCTGGCCGCGCAGGAACTTCCGTCGGGGTTGTTCGGCATCTTCTTGCTGGCGGTGCTGGCGACGGTGATGTCGACAGTAGATTCGTACGCGTTCATCGCGGCCTCGACTTTCGGCAACGACATCATGCGCCGGTTTGGATTGATCGGCGAGGAGAGAATTGTCCGTTTCACGCATATCGGCTTGCTCGTGACAATGCTACTGGCGATTGGACTGGCGCTGATGTTTAGGTCGGTGATCGACATCTGGTATGCCTTTGGCTCGATCGGAACGCCGGCTCTGTTGATCCCGGTGTTCACGTCATTCGTGGGGAGGCGGCGCCTGCCGCCGCAATGGGCGTT includes these proteins:
- a CDS encoding TonB-dependent receptor plug domain-containing protein, whose protein sequence is MRFTKTIAGVLLLCAPVASGEAIKGKVTDRHDRGLPSVSIVTNISSVGTMTDENGYFVLDTVPQPGQGRISRVTFSSIGYHSRQFAADMIPLVVVLQERFYRGADILVRGERAQGGLTPIAFDDFSSDEIKRDYTVGEFPLLLETTPNFFTYTDGGAPLGYSYANIRGFDDKRITTYINGVPLNDPEDQATYFVDLPDFAANIDDIQVQRGVGNSLYGDASFGGTINVAYSSLSRLRYSRATFGYGEFTHHGKSISDMYKQSVEFSSGLVDGRWHFTGRFSKQKTGGYRKNSWYEGWAYAFSLARLDANMTTELYVYGGPF
- a CDS encoding TonB-dependent receptor, which translates into the protein MHGASGGASRPAITADRRGNVLTYANETDNFNQPHYHLHNTWQLSDQLTLANTLYYVRGKGFYEQYKDGRLFSEYNVDPSLVDVDTATGEPYTEGDLVRQQWVHKNQWGWNPTLAVERDRHTHTLGGSFYYFESNHWGQVVWAQHIAGLLPPQHKFYQYYGKKWAGSIYAQTHSKLTERLSSQITAQLRYQRYKFDQVPMGAFRGYDYELDWLFFSPRVGLNYKVSEPVDLFANFAVSSRTPTDAAIYDANDPTILPSLEIDRVNADSTIYEFGDPLMDNERVYDFELGGRYRSEKFALEANLFWMDFRNEIIPYGGLNPNTGLPITTNAERSVHSGMELAATSTPVRAIKLSCNYSYNYNRVKEYSAFLDGYRVVFDDKKLVNFPDYLASFVVDYERGNWRATSRTRFVGRRYMELLNVESLSLDPYVVSSLSFSYFLPDFLNLGKVTFSVRVDNLGDKKYEASGYGGNYAYNDGGQVVVDGWAEYFVAPERSFWGQVQVEMF
- a CDS encoding sodium:solute symporter family protein; translated protein: MSLPDYTLIILYLVAQMGVGFYRRLRTDSPTAEVILGGRMLTLPAFVASLVSTWYGGILGVSEYSYRYGVSNWLVFGVPYYLAAFLFALFLAKKARQSQALTIPDRLAAAYGDRTAAVGALVIFVMTVPAAYVLMLGTIGEQLFGWPFWAGVVLGTILSGVYLYMGGFRSVVRTDILQFVFMFLGFAVLVTVLVSKYGGWSYIVHHVPDTHLTWHGGRSGWYVAVWYVIALATLIEPAFFQRCYAAKSESVARNGIFISIGCWAVFDFMTTSCGLYAMALFPKLADPVAAYPILAAQELPSGLFGIFLLAVLATVMSTVDSYAFIAASTFGNDIMRRFGLIGEERIVRFTHIGLLVTMLLAIGLALMFRSVIDIWYAFGSIGTPALLIPVFTSFVGRRRLPPQWALVSILASGGLSLVWALSKFAGSSGDYWLGWQPVFPGLVLSLVIFGLKSRRM